Proteins encoded together in one Variovorax paradoxus window:
- a CDS encoding DUF1415 domain-containing protein, giving the protein MTGAATIEAVQAEADTRRWLERAVIGLNLCPFAKAVHVKAQIHYAVYLPADEAALIEMLLAEANELAALDASVRDTTLLIAPNTLADFLDFNDFTARAERKLVRAGFDGVFQLASFHPQFQFGGTEPDDITNATNRAPYPTLHLLREDSVSRAVEAFPEAEAIFERNIETLEALGPAGWAALDVGPGSAR; this is encoded by the coding sequence ATGACCGGCGCGGCGACAATCGAGGCCGTGCAGGCCGAAGCCGACACCCGGCGCTGGCTCGAGCGCGCGGTGATCGGGCTCAACCTGTGCCCGTTCGCCAAGGCGGTTCATGTGAAGGCGCAGATTCACTACGCCGTGTACCTGCCGGCGGATGAGGCCGCGCTGATCGAAATGCTTCTGGCCGAGGCCAATGAACTCGCCGCGCTCGATGCTTCCGTGCGCGACACCACCTTGCTGATAGCACCCAATACCTTGGCCGATTTTCTGGACTTCAACGATTTCACGGCTCGCGCTGAACGCAAGCTCGTCCGAGCGGGGTTCGACGGCGTATTCCAGCTCGCGAGCTTTCATCCGCAGTTCCAGTTCGGCGGCACCGAACCGGACGACATCACGAATGCGACCAATCGCGCGCCGTACCCCACGCTGCACCTGCTGCGCGAAGACAGCGTGAGCCGAGCGGTCGAGGCGTTTCCCGAAGCCGAAGCCATTTTCGAGCGCAACATCGAGACGCTCGAAGCGCTTGGCCCCGCCGGGTGGGCTGCGCTCGACGTGGGCCCGGGGAGTGCCCGATGA
- the aroB gene encoding 3-dehydroquinate synthase, whose protein sequence is MPLPAPSAPPERVDIQLGERSYPILIGAGLLGDPSSFAATPDAASALIVSNTTVAPLYAKALRAVLAGRFRTVHLLELPDGEAHKNLQTLNLIFDALLGHGSDRKTVLFALGGGVVGDMTGFAAASYMRGVPFVQVPTTLLAQVDSSVGGKTAINHPLGKNMIGAFYQPQLVVCDLGTLQTLPPRELSAGLAEVIKYGPIHDMAFFDWIEANIDALVAREPAALAYAVKRSCEIKALVVGQDERETGLRAILNFGHTFGHAIESGLGYGEWLHGEAVGCGMVMAAQLSQRLGGVDAAFVERLTRLIERAGLPTVGPALGADRYLELMRVDKKSEAGEIRFVVIDKPGSAVVSSAPDALVRDVLAQCCSAG, encoded by the coding sequence ATGCCTTTGCCCGCACCTTCCGCCCCGCCAGAACGCGTCGATATCCAACTCGGCGAGCGCAGCTACCCCATCCTGATTGGCGCCGGCCTGCTTGGCGACCCGTCGAGCTTTGCCGCAACGCCCGACGCTGCGAGCGCGCTGATCGTCAGCAACACCACCGTGGCGCCGCTCTATGCCAAGGCGCTGCGCGCCGTGCTGGCCGGCCGTTTTCGCACCGTGCACCTGCTCGAGTTGCCTGACGGCGAGGCGCACAAGAACCTGCAGACCCTGAACCTGATCTTCGATGCGCTGCTCGGCCACGGCAGCGACCGGAAGACCGTGCTGTTCGCCCTGGGCGGCGGCGTGGTGGGCGACATGACGGGCTTCGCCGCCGCCAGCTACATGCGCGGCGTGCCGTTCGTGCAGGTGCCAACCACGCTGCTGGCGCAGGTCGATTCGTCGGTGGGAGGCAAGACGGCCATCAACCACCCGCTCGGCAAGAACATGATCGGCGCGTTCTATCAGCCGCAGCTCGTGGTGTGCGACCTGGGCACGCTGCAGACGCTGCCGCCGCGCGAGCTGAGCGCGGGCCTGGCCGAAGTCATCAAGTACGGCCCGATCCACGACATGGCGTTCTTCGACTGGATCGAGGCGAACATCGATGCGCTGGTGGCGCGCGAGCCGGCCGCGCTGGCCTATGCCGTCAAGCGCAGCTGCGAGATCAAGGCGCTGGTCGTGGGGCAGGACGAGCGCGAAACCGGGCTGCGCGCCATTCTCAACTTCGGCCATACCTTCGGCCATGCGATCGAGTCGGGCCTGGGCTACGGCGAATGGCTGCACGGCGAAGCGGTCGGCTGCGGCATGGTCATGGCGGCGCAGCTGTCGCAGCGCCTCGGCGGCGTCGACGCGGCCTTTGTGGAGCGGCTCACGCGGCTGATCGAACGCGCCGGCCTGCCGACCGTCGGCCCGGCACTGGGGGCCGACCGGTACCTCGAACTCATGCGGGTCGACAAGAAATCCGAAGCCGGCGAGATCCGCTTCGTGGTCATCGACAAGCCGGGCTCCGCCGTGGTCAGCAGTGCGCCCGATGCGCTGGTGCGCGACGTGCTCGCACAGTGCTGCAGCGCCGGATGA
- a CDS encoding deoxyguanosinetriphosphate triphosphohydrolase produces the protein MNLAAYACHPSRSRGRRHAEPPAPTRDAFQRDRDRIVHSTAFRRLVYKTQVFLNHEGDLFRTRLTHSLEVAQLGRSIARALCLNEDLVEAIALAHDLGHTPFGHAGQDALNACMESHGGFEHNLQSLRVVDALEHRYPQYDGLNLSFETREGILKHCSRANAERLEAAEPNGVARRFLDRTQPGLEAQLCNLADAIAYNAHDIDDGVRSGLISVEQLAEVELFERYRREALAEHPQLQGRRVLYETIRRMLSAQVYDVIDATRAAIERAAPADADGVRNSPPLVAFSETMQAQSGALKSFLFRNLYRHPQVTQTTDQAQQVVRELFDAYLECGAEMPASYADRRDRHRAVADYIAGMTDRFAMREHERLTGRRGIG, from the coding sequence ATGAACCTTGCGGCCTATGCCTGCCACCCCTCGCGGTCGCGCGGGCGCCGCCATGCCGAGCCGCCCGCGCCCACGCGCGATGCCTTCCAGCGCGACCGCGACCGCATCGTGCATTCCACCGCGTTCCGGCGCCTGGTCTACAAGACGCAGGTGTTCCTGAACCATGAAGGCGACCTGTTCCGCACCCGGCTCACGCATTCGCTCGAGGTGGCGCAGCTTGGTCGCTCCATCGCGCGCGCCTTGTGCCTCAATGAAGACCTGGTGGAGGCCATTGCCCTGGCGCACGACCTCGGACACACGCCGTTCGGCCACGCCGGGCAGGACGCGCTCAACGCCTGCATGGAAAGCCACGGCGGCTTCGAGCACAACTTGCAGAGCCTGCGCGTGGTCGATGCGCTGGAGCACCGCTATCCGCAGTACGACGGCCTGAATCTCAGCTTCGAGACCCGCGAGGGCATTCTCAAGCACTGCTCGCGCGCGAATGCCGAACGACTGGAGGCCGCGGAACCCAACGGCGTGGCCCGGCGCTTTCTGGACCGCACCCAGCCGGGTCTCGAGGCGCAGCTGTGCAACCTGGCGGACGCCATCGCCTACAACGCGCACGACATCGACGACGGCGTGCGCTCGGGGCTCATCAGCGTCGAGCAGCTCGCGGAGGTGGAACTCTTCGAGCGCTACCGCCGAGAGGCGCTGGCTGAACACCCCCAGCTTCAAGGGCGGCGCGTGCTCTACGAGACCATCCGGCGCATGCTGAGCGCCCAGGTCTATGACGTGATCGATGCCACGCGTGCGGCCATCGAGCGGGCGGCACCGGCCGATGCAGATGGCGTGCGGAACTCGCCACCGCTCGTTGCGTTCAGCGAAACCATGCAGGCACAGTCGGGAGCATTAAAGAGCTTTTTATTCCGCAATCTGTACCGGCATCCGCAGGTGACACAAACAACCGATCAGGCGCAGCAGGTCGTGCGGGAACTGTTCGATGCCTATCTCGAATGCGGCGCGGAAATGCCCGCTTCTTATGCCGATCGCCGCGACCGGCATCGGGCGGTGGCCGACTACATTGCCGGCATGACCGACCGGTTCGCGATGCGCGAGCATGAACGGCTCACGGGCCGGCGGGGCATCGGATGA
- a CDS encoding class I SAM-dependent methyltransferase, translating to MMNAQATKSVKTAKAAKAETELSEVLRPGQSVELLKELHILTREGRLNQDSRRKLKQVYHLFQFIEQLLRELPDGGAQATLADHGAGKSYLGFIIYDLFFRARQGGHVYGIETRSELVEKSRALARQLGFDRMSFLNLTVAESANASELPERIDVVTALHACDTATDDAIAFGLAKKARCMVLVPCCQAEVAACLRETKALALSRTPLAELWRHPLHTREIGSQLTNVLRCLYLEANGYSVTVTELVGWEHSMKNELILARHTGQRKAAAAARLGELLAQFGLDALGDTRFRLS from the coding sequence ATGATGAATGCACAAGCTACCAAGAGCGTGAAGACCGCAAAGGCTGCAAAGGCCGAAACCGAGTTGTCCGAGGTTCTGCGCCCGGGCCAATCCGTCGAGCTCCTGAAAGAGCTGCACATCCTCACGCGCGAGGGCCGGCTCAATCAGGATTCGCGGCGCAAGCTCAAGCAGGTGTACCACCTGTTCCAGTTCATCGAGCAACTGCTGCGCGAACTGCCGGATGGCGGCGCCCAGGCCACGCTGGCCGACCATGGCGCTGGCAAGTCGTACCTCGGCTTCATCATCTACGACCTGTTCTTCCGCGCCCGCCAGGGCGGGCACGTCTACGGCATCGAGACGCGCAGCGAACTGGTGGAAAAATCGCGCGCGCTGGCAAGGCAACTCGGCTTCGACCGGATGTCGTTCCTGAATCTCACCGTCGCCGAATCGGCGAACGCGAGCGAACTGCCGGAGCGGATCGACGTGGTCACCGCACTGCACGCCTGCGACACCGCCACCGACGATGCGATTGCCTTCGGCCTCGCGAAGAAGGCGCGCTGCATGGTGCTGGTGCCGTGCTGCCAGGCCGAAGTGGCCGCCTGCCTGCGAGAGACCAAGGCGCTTGCCTTGTCCCGCACGCCGCTCGCGGAGTTATGGCGCCATCCGCTGCACACCCGCGAAATCGGCAGCCAGCTGACCAACGTGCTGCGCTGCCTGTATCTCGAGGCGAACGGCTACAGCGTTACTGTCACCGAGCTGGTGGGCTGGGAGCACAGCATGAAGAACGAACTGATCCTTGCGCGCCACACCGGGCAGCGCAAGGCCGCCGCAGCCGCCCGGCTGGGGGAGTTGCTGGCGCAGTTCGGTCTTGATGCCCTGGGCGACACGCGCTTTCGCCTGAGCTGA
- a CDS encoding MFS transporter, with product MSSVAAVSARVPAAAFAVLLGGVSAALHLGKLPPAVPALQASLGIGLVEAGFLLSLVQVASMTLGLLVGLAADTIGLRRSMLTGLVVLTAASLLGGAVGTGHFGNAHAVRWLLVLRAAEGIGFLLAVMPGPGLIRALTPSGADKAALGLWGAYMPLGVALALLLGPALIAWGGWPDWWWSLSLVSAAAASWLWLAVPADGARPAAAVGMAGGWSSRLRATVGARPPWIVALTFAVYSAQWMAVIGFLPAIYAGAGVPAGWNAVLTAVAAAMNIVGNVAGGRWLQRGVSPERLLQLGFGAMALGGVAAFAQVGQGADALGLPPALRYAAVCVFSLGGGMVPATLFLLGVRMAPGPSTVSTTIGLMQQASSLGQFLAPPAVAWVAHRVGGWHWTWTATLACSLAGMAMARHLGRIRLAAAVA from the coding sequence ATGAGTTCGGTGGCTGCCGTGTCCGCACGCGTTCCTGCTGCTGCCTTTGCCGTTCTCCTGGGCGGGGTCAGCGCCGCGCTGCACCTGGGCAAGCTGCCGCCGGCCGTGCCTGCCCTGCAAGCATCACTGGGCATCGGCTTGGTCGAGGCGGGTTTCCTGCTGTCGCTGGTGCAGGTCGCCAGCATGACGCTCGGTTTGCTGGTCGGGCTTGCGGCCGACACCATCGGCTTGCGGCGCAGCATGCTCACCGGACTCGTTGTCTTGACGGCCGCCAGCCTGCTCGGCGGTGCGGTCGGAACCGGGCATTTCGGCAACGCGCATGCGGTGCGGTGGCTGCTTGTTCTCCGGGCCGCCGAAGGCATCGGCTTTCTCCTGGCCGTCATGCCCGGGCCTGGGCTGATTCGTGCATTGACGCCGTCCGGTGCGGACAAGGCGGCTCTGGGCTTGTGGGGCGCGTACATGCCGCTCGGCGTGGCGCTCGCGCTTCTGCTGGGGCCGGCGTTGATCGCATGGGGCGGGTGGCCTGACTGGTGGTGGTCGCTGTCACTTGTTTCGGCGGCTGCGGCGTCCTGGCTGTGGCTGGCCGTACCCGCGGACGGCGCTCGTCCTGCTGCGGCGGTCGGCATGGCCGGAGGATGGTCGTCGCGGTTGCGCGCAACCGTCGGAGCACGCCCGCCCTGGATCGTCGCGCTGACCTTCGCGGTGTATTCCGCCCAGTGGATGGCGGTGATCGGCTTTCTTCCAGCCATTTATGCCGGTGCGGGCGTGCCTGCCGGCTGGAACGCGGTGCTCACCGCAGTTGCGGCGGCCATGAACATCGTCGGCAATGTCGCGGGCGGGCGCTGGCTGCAGCGCGGGGTTTCTCCCGAGCGTTTGCTGCAGCTGGGCTTTGGCGCGATGGCGTTGGGCGGCGTCGCGGCCTTCGCGCAGGTGGGGCAGGGCGCCGACGCGCTCGGCTTGCCGCCGGCGCTGCGCTATGCCGCAGTCTGCGTCTTTTCATTGGGCGGAGGCATGGTGCCGGCAACGCTGTTCCTGCTCGGAGTTCGCATGGCGCCTGGGCCCTCCACCGTCTCGACCACGATCGGGCTCATGCAGCAAGCCTCCTCCCTGGGGCAGTTTCTGGCTCCCCCGGCTGTGGCCTGGGTGGCTCACCGGGTCGGCGGGTGGCATTGGACGTGGACTGCCACGCTGGCATGCTCGCTGGCCGGCATGGCCATGGCGCGGCACCTGGGACGAATACGCCTTGCGGCGGCAGTGGCATGA
- a CDS encoding transposase codes for MARLPRLTLADMPHHVIQRGNNRQAIFVDRADHERLLALLADNAVRFGIALHAYVLMDNHFHLLATPGTTTGLPQFMQAVGRSYVRYFNDRHGRSGTLWEGRYRSTLIQTDRYLLTCMAYIDLNPVRAGMVVDARDFPWSSYGHYAGLRHDKLLTPHPLYWELGNTPFAREAAYVELVHAGVRSADQGALTEATLRGWAAGDADFLASLQKSTERRVTKAKAGRPPTASTS; via the coding sequence ATGGCCCGTCTCCCCCGTCTCACGCTGGCCGACATGCCGCACCACGTGATCCAGCGCGGAAACAACCGCCAGGCGATCTTTGTCGACCGTGCGGACCATGAGCGCCTGCTTGCCCTGTTGGCCGACAACGCCGTGCGATTCGGCATCGCGCTGCACGCCTATGTGCTGATGGACAACCATTTCCATCTGCTGGCAACGCCCGGTACCACCACTGGACTGCCGCAGTTCATGCAGGCGGTGGGGCGCAGCTATGTGCGCTACTTCAACGACCGCCATGGCCGCAGCGGAACCTTGTGGGAGGGGCGCTACAGGTCCACGCTGATCCAGACCGATCGTTACCTGCTGACCTGCATGGCGTACATCGACCTCAACCCCGTGCGGGCTGGCATGGTCGTGGACGCGCGCGACTTTCCCTGGTCCAGCTATGGGCACTACGCGGGTTTGCGGCATGACAAGCTGCTCACGCCGCATCCGCTGTACTGGGAATTGGGCAACACGCCCTTTGCCCGCGAGGCCGCATACGTCGAACTGGTGCATGCGGGCGTGCGATCCGCCGACCAGGGCGCTCTTACGGAAGCCACGTTGCGCGGGTGGGCAGCCGGCGATGCCGATTTTCTTGCTTCCCTTCAAAAATCGACCGAGCGGCGCGTGACCAAGGCCAAGGCTGGCCGTCCGCCAACTGCGTCCACTTCCTGA